In Festucalex cinctus isolate MCC-2025b chromosome 17, RoL_Fcin_1.0, whole genome shotgun sequence, the genomic stretch ccacaaatcaaaccaatttttgggttgttttgtgtgttattcatttgacccaacttttggggtTAGTTGAATAACCCGATTCAATTGGAtcaaaaatgaactgacccaacttttgagGTATTTATCCCCAAATGTTGggttaaattgaattaataaacacacaaagaaacccaagttttggtttgtttttaaatgaataacccacaagacaacccaaaactaggctattttgtgggttattcatttgacccaactttgtgaTGTATTTAGCCACAAAAGTtctgtcaaattaaattaataacccacaaatcaatcatttttgggttgttttgtgagttattcatttgacccaactttttgggttagttgaataacccaattgaaatgggtcaaaaatgaaccaagccaattttttaggcatttatCCCTAAATATTTggttaaattgaattaataacccacaaagaaaTCCAATATTTGGTTTGTTTGGTAGGTTATTCATTTGAGCCAACGTTTTTGGGTTAACTGAACAACCCAAAATGTTGAGTCGGCCCCTTTTTCACCCAATTTGGCttaaatttttgacccaaatattTTTGCTACCTTGTGTACCGCTGCTTGAAGAACTGATTGCACGTTCTCGTAGTCCGACGTCTCCATGGTCCGCAGGAAGCAACTCTCCTGGTGGACCGGCTGGTAGCATATCACGCCCTAAAATTGAAGAGAATTTCATAATCTGGCCCCCATTGTAAGCTCTGTTGAGGACGTACATGTTTAACGTCAAACTGCACAGTGGAGCTTTGATTGGCCCCTGCGCTCAGAGAAAAGGTCACCAGTCCGTTCTGCTGGTCTACGACTGCAGACTGGTCGAGGAGCAGGACCCCGCTCGGGTCTGGAGCGGCGAATCGGACGGCCTGCGAGGGCTGAACAGAAAAGATGAGGGCGATGGTGAAAAACGGGAGAAATTCGATGAGGCCCGAACCTGCGGCGAGCGTTGGCGAGGAAGTCCGAGGTGTCCGGTCAAACCCAGAGCCAGGAGGATCAGGAGCAGGGACGCCGAGAGGCTTAGACAGACGGCTTTTTTGGGGATGTGGTGCGAATCCGAGGAGCCGCTCGTCTAAAAAGAGACGCCGGTAAAagctcaacatgaaaaatcggggggaaaaaataaataaaaatcctgctTACCGTGCAGCATCCTCCTTCCAAAGCGGCTTCTGGAAGATTCCAACACCTCAGCAACCCGTGTCCCAACATGGCTCCTCACGCGGTTCTGCTCCCTTCTCCAGCGTCAGTTGGAAGCCGACAAACGCTCCGTCCCAGATCGCGTTCACCTGGTGGCCGCCTCCTCGTTTCATCCCGAGGGACCTCCCACTTCACCCCCCCTCTGCCCCGCCTCCTCTTCCAATTCTCAAATCACCTGAACTTTTACCAAAGAGATTGTTTTCATGCCTTTGACCTATAAAGGAG encodes the following:
- the bricd5 gene encoding BRICHOS domain-containing protein 5 isoform X1; translated protein: MLGHGLLRCWNLPEAALEGGCCTTSGSSDSHHIPKKAVCLSLSASLLLILLALGLTGHLGLPRQRSPQPSQAVRFAAPDPSGVLLLDQSAVVDQQNGLVTFSLSAGANQSSTVQFDVKHGVICYQPVHQESCFLRTMETSDYENVQSVLQAAVHKGPFRLPVNETRRRTEYLGVLSASQTDASTLEEPLKLLCQDRSIHWTKRAEGPGKQRLVYFCIDICFPNNICVSVCFYYLPE
- the bricd5 gene encoding BRICHOS domain-containing protein 5 isoform X2, with product MLGHGLLRCWNLPEAALEGGCCTTSGSSDSHHIPKKAVCLSLSASLLLILLALGLTGHLGLPRQRSPQPSQAVRFAAPDPSGVLLLDQSAVVDQQNGLVTFSLSAGANQSSTVQFDVKHGVICYQPVHQESCFLRTMETSDYENVQSVLQAAVHKRDEEDPLKKNLPSPAGFLQTCDPCSPGSSYKKPQQIQ